TCCGTCTTGAGGGTGAGTGGTGAGGCTATTGCTGGAGATGGCGAGCAGGGTGATCTGGCCTGCGAAATCCGACTCCACACGGGTGATCTCTGGCTCCACGTGTTTCACGAATGGACAGTGAGCACAAATCAGCATCACCAACAGAGGGCGCCCCGGCAGATCCCTGCTAGTCACCAGCTCATCCAGCGAGGACCAGGGCGGATGACCCGACACCAAGGGCAGTGAAAATTGAGGCAGAGGATGCTGAAGAGGAAGCATCGTGGATGGCGTCAGGACCATGGCGTCGAGCAATGGTGGATCCCGCCATCCTGAGCCGGTAGAGAATTACCTGTCAAAGAAGGATCGATTTGATGGTGCGGGTGCTGACAATGGTGGTCATGGCAGGACTCTTGAGCGCCTGTGCGCAGAAGCAAGGAATCACCTGGAAAGTCTTTCCCCTGCAGCGCAATACGCCCCACGATGGACTTGCTGTCGTCAGTCAACCCGATGGCTATGGGGTTCATCTCTATTTGGAAACCGATACCAGCGATCCAGCTGTTTGTTCACCGCGCTGGCTTCCAGACCCGGCACGATTGTTTAACGGCAACGGCAGTGTTCCGTTTAGTTCGGGATTGGCGCCCCGTGCAGAGTTTCTTGCAGCGGTGAATCGGAGAGACGTTCGAAATACTCTGAAGCAGGAGCTCGAGGCGCTGTGCAAGCTCAGAGCTCCTCAGGCGCGCTGGCAATGGCTGGAACCACCGTTAAAGGCATCAGAGCTGATGCCCGTGAGCCTGCCGGCCTTGGAATACCCAGACCTTCTTACCGATCCTGCAGAGGAAAAAGAGCGCGAGGACAAGCTTTTGAAGGAGGACTAAAAGGTCTCCCAGACCACAGGTTCCGCTTCTCGCCAGTAGCGACTAAATCGACCCAGCCGTGGTGGTTTGTGTAACTCCACAAAGGGATCCGGGTCGAGCATCCAGAGGGGAAGCTCCCGATCAATGGCCGCAGCAATGCGTTGCAGGCGGGGATCCACCACGGTGCTGGTGACCACAGCATCGGCTCCGTGGCGTTGGGCGAAACCCAGCACCTCACGCGCCACATCACCTCGGCGCAGGGTGAGCGGAAGGCTCAAAGCGGATTCGTACAAAAAACCGATGCGTTTGCGACTGATGGACTGGTCTTCAATCCAGGTGTCGTCGAATACGAATAGTCCTGGTGCGTTGGGGTAGTCCTGAAGAGCCGGGTTGGCTGGTCCCAGGGCTTCTTCATGCACCCAGAGGATTGGTTTACTGGGATCCATCAAAATCGCTGGGTACTGGGGCGTGTGCTGGGGCATTGACTCGACTTTTTGCTCGAGCGGGAGCCGGATCGGTGTGATCGACGTGCAGTTACCTCACGGATGGCTGGCTGAACCTTGAACAGCTGTTGCTCCAACTGTTCGTAACTGCGATCAAAGGGGCAGGATTCGTTGCTTGGACACTCCTGGCAATACCTCCCGCTGCTGTAGCGCTCCAGGTTTTGACGATTAAAGAAATAGGGCTTGTGACTGAAGCAGCTGGCGACCCACTGCCAGCTGAGGTGGTTGCTGGCGGGGTCGCCATCCAGGAGGTGCTCGAGGAACCAGTCAGCCCCTACCCGCCAGTGCACCCGTCTCCAGTGCACGAGGTAGGCCGCCATCCACATCCGCGCGTGGTTATGCAGCCATCCTTGAGTGACTAATTCGTTTCTGAAGCCATCCATACAGGCCAGGTTTGTTCGTCCCTCCCTGATGTCATCGGGGAGACCCTGCTCATACTCACTGGCGGCATGGCCAGTTTTGTGATCTTCTTGATCGTCATGAATGCGATCACCGAGATCAAGCCACATCCGCTGCCAGAAATCACGCCATCCCAGCTCATTGATCAGTTTTTCGCCGTTATCCCTTCTTTGGCTGGTTTGTTTCAGCTGTGAGAACACGGCATCTCGCACTTCCGCAAGCGTGAGAATTCCGTGGCGGATGTAGGGCGATAGGCGTGTGACGGAACCGTTGAGGTGGTTGCGACTGCGGCCATAGCGCTTGGCATCCATCGCACTGAGCTGCCGTTCAGCAGCGGCTCGACCGCCTTCGATCGGGCTGAGCTCCCCCAATGCGTTCGGAAACTCTTGCGATAACAGGGAATTCAGCGCTGTGCGCTCGAGAAGATCTCGGGGCAGATCTGTGGATTCGCTCGGCCAACTGAGCGGCGCAGCGTGCGGCAGCCTGGACACTGGTGCATGTCAAAAAAACGCCACACCATGCTGTCGATGTGTCGTTGTGAGCGTGAGTGCCCCGGCATGGGAGAGAATCGCTCGAATGAACCACTCCGGGGTGCGGCCTGATGCTTCTTGATCTCACTGGTAAGAAGATCCTTGTTACTGGCATCGCCAACAATCGCTCCATTGCCTGGGGCATCGCGCAACAGCTCAAGGCGGCTGGAGCCGAGCTAGGAATCACCTACCTGCCTGATGAGAAGGGCCGGTTTGAATCAAAGGTTCGTGAGCTCACGGCTCCGTTAGAGCCTTCGTTGTTTTTGCCTCTGAATGTTCAGGATGCCGCTCAGATGGAGACGGTGTTCGCTGAAATTAAAGACAAGTGGGGGCAGCTGGATGGCCTCGTGCATTGTTTGGCGTTTGCGGGAAAAGAAGAATTAGTGGGCGACTTCAGCGCCACCACGGCGGAAGGTTTTGCACGTGCCTTAGAGATCAGTGCCTATTCCCTTGCACCTCTGTGCCGTCATGCCAAGCCGTTGTTCAGTGAGAAAGCGGGTGTGGTGACCTTGACCTACCTCGGCGCTGAGCGGGCGATTCCTAACTACAACGTGATGGGTGTGGCTAAGGCGGCTCTGGAAGCCTCCGTTCGCTATCTCTCTGCTGAGCTTGGACCCGAGAAACAGGTGCGCGTGAATGCGATCAGTGCTGGCCCGATCCGCACGCTGGCGAGCTCTGCAATCGGAGGCATCCTCGACATGATCCACAACGTGGAGGAAAAGGCGCCGCTACGCCGTACGGTTACTCAAAATGAAGTTGGGAACACGGCTGCGTTCCTGCTCAGTGATTTGTCGAGTGGCATTTCTGGCCAAACCATCTACGTGGACGCTGGCTACTGCATCAACGGCATGTGATCAGGCCGCGCGGATGTCTTGATTACCTGAAACTCTCCTGGTGGTTGATTGTTCACCAGGGGAAGAGTTTGCTGCTCGCAACGCTGCTTTGTGCGATCAGTCTCCCTTTAAACGAGATAATTTCTACGGCGCTGCTCCCAGAAGCTCTTGTTCAGGTTCTTGGTCTGCTTCTCAGCCTTTTTCTTGGTTTTCGCTACAGCCAGGCATACAACCGCTGGCTAGAAGCACGGGTGTTGTGGGGCGCGTTGGTGAATCACAGTCGCAGTTGGCGTGACTTGTTAGTGCGTGTTTTACCCCGCCAGCTGCCGCTGTCCTGGAAACGTCGCCTGCTTCAGGAGGTGGTGCTTTTGGTGTGGTGCCTGAATGCTCAACTGCGCAGCTCCAAAGGCAGCGCGGTCTTGCTCCCCGAGCCTGTGCGTGAGCTGGGGGTGAAGATTGGACTGCGCAACCTCAGTGTGCAATCGCTGCTGAAGCGAATGGCACGAGAGCAGCATTTACTTCGCCAGGGAGGCTGGGTGGATAGTTTCCAAAGCAGTGAGTTTGGTCTTCTGCAGCAGGCGTTCACCAATGTGATTGGCGGTCTGGAACGCATCCGTCACCAACCTCTTCCAGCGTCATCAACCTTCTTTATTCGAGGCATGACCTGGGTCTATGGCTATTTGGTTTTTCTAAAACTCGATGCGCTGGGACACATTTCTGCAGCGCTGCTGGGTTGGCTGGTGTTTTTGATTTTTCTCATGGCTGAGAGGATTGGAACTTTTATTGAGCGCCCTTTTGTTGATGCCCGTTTTGCGTTGCCGATGGATCACTTTTGTGCGTTGATCAGCCTCGATCTTCTTGGGGCTTCCTCCCCATTGGCTAAACCTTCTTCCACAAAGGGCCCCTGGCTGCGCTGAGCTTCATTCGCGATGATCAAGTCAGTCACGGGGCGTCGAGCGGCGCTGGAACGCATGCGCACTGGGGAGATTCACCGCGTTACAGGCGAGACCGATGTCAGTGTTCGGCTCGGGCTTGACGGCAGCGGCCGCTGTCAGGCCAGCACAGGTGTGCCTTTTCTCGATCACATGCTGCATCAGATCAGCAGCCATGGCCTGATTGATTTGGAGATCACGGCAAGCGGCGATACGCATATCGACGACCATCACACCAATGAAGACGTTGGGATTGCGTTTGGTCAGGCACTCTCTAAGGCCCTGGGTGATCGTCGCGGGATCTACCGCTTTGGCCACTTTGTGGCACCGCTGGATGAAGCGTTGGTGCAGGTGGTTCTTGATTGCTCCGGACGCCCTCACATCAGTTGGGGGCTCACCATCCCAACGCAGAAAATCGGAACCTATGACACCGAATTGGTGAAAGAGTTTTTTGTGGCTGTCGTCAATAACTCAGGCCTCACCTTGCACATCCGTCAATTGGATGGGGTGAACTCCCACCACATCGTTGAGGCCTGCTTTAAGGCTTTTTCAAGGGCGCTGCGCATGGCGACTGAGATTGACCCTCGCCGGTCTGGATTGGTGCCCAGTAGCAAGGGGGTATTGGAGCAAGCGGGTGGCTCTTAGACAGCCAATCTTCTCTGAGGGCCACGCTTCATGGTCAGTTACGAGAGGATAGGGGTTGCGTCTGGGTAGCCCAGTGACCGTTGCACCCACCTCTGCTCGTTTCAACCGCTCGGAGTGGTCTAGTGCCTTCCGCAACGTGGAGGAAGAACTCACTGATGTGCCCCTGAAGCCAGTACGAGGTGCGGTGCCGGATGCATTACGCGGCACGCTGTATCGCAATGGACCTGGCCGTTTGGAACGGGATGGTCAGCGCGTGCATCATCCGTTTGATGGTGACGGAATGATCACAGCCCTTCACTTTGATGCAGACGGAGTGCGCTGCAGCAACCGATTCGTTCGAACCAGTGGCTGGAAGGCTGAGGAGGCCGCAGGGAAGGTGCTGTTCAGGGGTGTTTTTGGGAGCCAAAAACCAGGAGGTCCGCTTGCAAATGCATTTGATTTACGCCTGAAAAATATTGCCAATACCAGCGTGGTTCGGCTTGGAGATGATCTTCTTGCTTTATGGGAAGCCGCTGAGCCTTACGCCTTAGACCCCCAAACCTTAGAAACGAGGGGCCTCTCCCTCCTCGGCGGTGTTCTCAAGAGAGGTGAGGCCTTTAGTGCTCACCCCCGTTTCGATCCTGGCCATCACGGTGACCCGCGGATGGTGACTTTTGGAGTAAAAACCGGGCCTCGCAGCACCATTCGCTTGATGGAATTTGCGACTGAAGACAATGCTGCGGCTGGAATTCGAGCCGGTGATTTGCTCAGTGATCGCCGGGATACATTCGCCGGATTCGCCTTCCTGCATGACTTCGCGATCACTCCGAATTGGGCGGTCTTTCTGCAGAATGCGATTAATTTCAATCCGCTCCCCTTTGTGCTTGGACAAAAGGGAGCGGCTCAATGCCTCACGTCCAACCCCAATGGAAAAGCCAAGTTTTGGTTGATTCCCAGAGATAGCGGTACTTTTGCTGGGCAGGAACCACGTGTCATCGATGCTCCCGATGGCTTCGTATTTCATCACCTCAATGCCTGGGAAGAGGATGGAGATGTTGTGGTGGAGAGCATTTATTACAGCGACTTTCCCTCGATCGGTCCTGATCAAGATTTTGCTGATGTGAATTTCGACCTCATCCCCGAGGGATTGCTCGAGCAGTGCCGCATTAATCTAATTTCTGAAAAGGTTGATACCACTCGTTTGAGCGAACGTTGCTGTGAATTCGCGATGGTTAACCCCAATCAAGAAGGTCTTCCTTGTCGCTTCGCTTGGATGGCCGCTGCCGCTCGTGAACGAGGGAATGATCCACTGCAAGTTGTGAAAAAGCTGGATCTTCAAACTGGTGAAAAGCTTATTTGGAGTGCGGCGCCAAGTGGATTTGTGAGTGAGCCAATAATGATTCCTAGGCCAAATGCCAGTGATGAAGATGATGGCTGGGTATTGGATTTAGTTTGGAATGGAGCAAGGGATGCATCTGATCTCTACATCCTCGATGCGCGAGACCTCAGCGAAGTTGCTTTGTTGGAATTACCGCTAGCTATTCCCCATGGCTTACATGGAAGCTGGAGTGAATCCTCATTACAACCTTAATGATCTAATCAATGAGGACTTGCCGAAGCGAATTTGCCTCAATTCAGGAAATATGTAAGGGGTTGCCATCAGTGGCTTTTGCGTTAATTTAAGAAGATGAAAAGAATTAGTTGTTCCAATTGCGCATTAATGTTCCATTTCCGCATAGTTTCTCTTGCCTTATAGCCAGGGCTTATGCATGCCTCTATTATGAATTCATAGGAGTTCTATTCCGCTTGCACCATTAATCAGTGCTGTTCTCGATTCTATTTAAGGGCAAGCTAGGAAACGTATACAATTCATTTCTCTATTCTTTTTGGGGTAAAAAGTCAAGCGCTAGCCCTTATGATAAGACCTCTTTGGGCGACAATCGAGATGAACCCGAATTTGATTTAGTCTCAAGTATTGACGAAAAAGCAAAGCTTGCATTAACGGTCTTTAGTGGCGACATTAAGATAGCGCCTAATGGCTTGGAATTAAATAATGATATTGAACTACAGTCTACTGGCTTGGAGCTAAATAGTGATACTGAGTTCAAGCCTACTAGCTTGGAGTTAAGTAATGATATTGAGTTACAGTCTAATGGCTTGGAGTTAAGTAATGATATTGAGTTGCAGTCTAATGGCTTGGAGTTAAGTAATGATATTGAGTTACAGTCTAATGGCTTGGAGTTAAGTAATGATATTGAGTTACAGTCTAATGGCTTGGAGCTAAATAGTGATATTAAATTGAAATCAGTTGACTTTTTCCCTGAATCCCAATTCGTCTCTGACGGGAATGAGATCAATGTCACTTTAGAGTCTTCCACTCAAATCTCAGGCATCAATGCTCTGCCGACAACTTTTAAAATTCAATCTGAGACTGGCACACCGCGTGCTAACTCATCTCTCATTTCTTTTGCTGATTCTTCCTCACAGAATTTTAGCGCAAAGAGTCTACTTGCTCCTTGGTTAGATTTAATCAAAGAGCCGGTCGTCAACAGTGGCTCTTTTCAGGATGCCTTCTCTTCTGTGGGCAACTTTAATTCGCTAATTAAAAATATATTACAGCTTAATCCCTCATCATTGAAAATACAGCCTTTAGAGAATCTAGCTGGTGTATTTGACACGGCTGATCATCTTTTAGCATGGAATACCCTTGCTTTAGATTTTGCGACTGCTTCAGTCAGCGGTCCAACTCCATGCTCCCGCTTTTTTGGTTATCTCAATATAAGCCAATGGGATTCTTGGGCAGTCTTTGAGGATACGGCTATAGGCTCAATTTATAATAAGGAGAAGCAAGCAAGTTTTATTTCTCTACTTGATAGCTTTGAGATTTCGTCCAATGACTTAGCTGAATTTAAATGTCTATATCAAGCTTCTACGAAAATTGTTCAGGAGATCCTGGAACATGCTGTGCGCCAAGTGGCAATGGATGTTTCTGCATTTAATGTAGTCTCTGGCATAGAGACCTCGTTGTTTAAAGAGGGAATACCTGAGAGCCTGGTTGGTGCTGCTCAAAAGCTACTGGCAAAAAATTTAGATTTGTCTGAGCTAGGAAAAAAAATTGGTGATTTGGTTGTCTCTATCGGAACCAATATTGGTGAGACAGTTTCGTCAAGCATTAATCAGTATGCATTAGGAGATGGCTCCAATCAGCTTGGATTTTATGCAGATACTACTGACTATATCCCCTCCCCAAGTGTGTATGATCCTAATGACCCTAATACAAAAATAGATTCATCCTGGCAGCCTCTAGAGGGGCAAAGTGCACTGACTCCTCAATGGGGAGCGGTAACACCATTTGCAATTGAACCTGATAATTTAATTCCATCTAGTAGTATTGTCACACCCTATACAGAACTTGGTGAACTCAATAGTGATTTTATAGATGAATTGATGAATGTCAGAGATAAACGTCTAAATCTCACTGCAGAAGAAGCAGCAATTGCTGAGTATTATGAGGGTGGACCATTTACTTCTTTCCCTCCAGGTCTATGGCAACAACAATCCGTTGATCTATCTATAAGCCGTAATCTTGATCTTGACCAGGCTCTAAAGTTAAATTTGGGGGTCTCTCTTGCTCTGTCCGATGCTGGAATAGCGACCTGGAACCTAAAATATTCCGCAAACACAGTTCGACCCATAACAGCAATACGCCAATATAAGCCTGATACAGTGTTAAGTGACGGATCGCTTGCTGGAGATTGGGAACCTTACTTAGATACTCCACCTTTTCCAGATATTGCATCAGGGCATTCAGCTTTCAGTAGCTCTGCTAATTATATTTTTAATCAATCCTTTGAAAGCAATTACTTTGATTTTTCAGTAACCCTAGCAGATGATGATTCAGTTTATTCTGTCGATGGTTTTGATGGAATTCCAGGGGTTGGTGATGACGTTACTATTCAGGCTGTTTACTTTACAGGGGCTGCAGCTCAAGCTGGAGATTCAAGAATTTATGGCGGTATTCATCTGAAAGATGGAGATCTTAAAGGTCAAATAATTGGCTATATTACTGGGCTTAAAGTGAGCCGAAAGATCGACAGTCTGGAGCAAGGTATTTCTCTTGAGGAATTAAGCTCGCTTCCAGTTCAATCATTTGGAACGATGAAAAGTGATATTTTGACTGGGCTCTCTATGGAAGATTTTGATGAAATTTCTGTCCATCAACTGTATGCTTTTGACGGTGATGATACGCTTATAGCAAAAGGAGAATCACTGTGGCAACTTTATGGCGGTTCGGGAATGGATACCTTTCAATTATTTGAAACAGGCTCGGTGAGTTTGCGTGATTACGAAAGAATGGAGGAGATTGAATTGGCTTCGACCATTTTTCAGCAAGGTGAGTCTATCGATGATATCCAATTCACGATATCTGCTACAGGGCCATTTACTGACGTTTCTATTAATGATCGTTTGTTGTTTGTTATGGACGGGTATTGGATATCAGATGATGTAAGTGTATCAATTTTGGCATGATTCTTGTTGTTCGAAATCTTTGAATACACCGAATAGGCTCTTTTGGCTTATTTGCCAGCGAGTTGTTAGTCATCGGAAGCAATGGGGTTGTTTCGCCTGCAGGTCAGCGCTAAAAAGACTGTAATTAGTAGTTTCTGATGACTCAACACAATATTTCAATCCGTAGACGTCTGGGATATTCTTTGGTAGGCCTCTTTACGATTAGTTTTGGGATCTTGTTAATTGCTACTAACCAAATCATAAAACGCGATCGCTTGCAGCGACATGAGCGATTAGTGATGGCAACCGCCATGGCAATTAAAACTGAGTTTGAAGACGTTAGCCAGAAACCGGTTGGTCAAGAAGAGAGTCTCGATAATCAAAGATATAGACAGATTCTGAATAATTTTTCAGCAACTCGTGTATTGGTATGGTTGAGTCGCCCCGAGGCTGATCCCCTATTTCCTAACACGGCTACTGTTCAACAGTTTTTTGGTAACCCAAAGTTGTTAGAAGCAGCAGGTGTCAATGCTTCTGGAATGCAAAAACCTAGAAGCTTTGTTTTTGATGGCCAAACCTATTTCACGTGCTCTATGCCTTTACCAGGCAACCAGGGAGTACTGCGATTTCTTGAAGATGTAGGCGTTAGCCCAGCGGGACGTCAAGAGAATTTGATCTTCTTATTTGTGGTTTGGATCTTTTCTGTTGCTATTGCCACAGTTCTAATTCGTAGATTTTTAACCAGTTCTTTGCTGCCTTTAATCAAGCTTGAATCCGTTATGGACGATATGAGTCTCCGGCCTACTGGGCTTGTTTCAGAGAAACGGGTACCTATTGAGTCTCAACCAAATGAACTTCAAGGTATTGTGAAATCCTACAATAGGCTGGCTGACCGATTGCAAGAATCTTGGAGCAATCAATTATTATTTATACGTGCAGTTAGTCATGAGTTAATCACTCCGCTCACTTTAATTAATAGTTCTGCACGACGCCTTGATCGACGTTTGACAGATCTTTCAGATTCGGATCGCAAACTTCTTGCTTCTATTAGAAAGGAAGTTTGGGATGCTGACCATTTGGTTAGAGATTTAGTAGATTTAGCGCGAAGTGAATCAGGCAGTCTCAAGCTTAAACTGAGTTCAGTAAAGGCAATGGATGTCATTGCTGATCTATCTGCTGAACTTGAACCATTGGCTTGGGGGAATCGAGTTCAAACCCCTTCTCCAGAGAATTTGAGTATTGTCGAGACTGTAATGATTTCAGTTAATTCAGACCGTTTGCGGCAATGCATTATTAATGTTTTAGAAAATGCTTCAAAGTATTCTCCTGAAGATGCACCTATAGATTTGTCGGTCACCTCTGATGACTGTAATATTTATTTTGATGTACAGGATTATGGTCCTGGTATCTCTCAGGAGGATCAACGGACAATATTTAAGCCCTTTCAGCGAGGTAAAAGTGATTTAAACGACGTTCCAGGAGGTGGAATTGGACTTGCTTTGGTTCATCAAATCGTACGGCTTATGAATGGCAGTATCTATATCTTGTCTTCTGGCGAAAGTGGGACGATCATGCGCTTCGAATTTCCTATTGAGTGATCAATAGTTTTGTTGTTTGTGTATTGGCATGCCCCAATGAGTTCCCTCCTTTTTGATGTTTTATCTATTAAGTTGTGACTGATATCAGCTTTGCTTACTTGGGGCTCCATGCATATTGACGAAATATTTGTGAGTTTATTCTTGTCATTTTAATGCTTTGTTGACAATCTTTTCTCACTCATGGTTTTGATGAGTTTGCTGGCTTTAGATAATATGCGGCCATTTGGGCGCCATTCTTGCTTTTGGTCTACCCTTTTTTTGCATATCATTGTTTTGGCGCAGTAGTTTAAGCGCCATCTCTCCCACTACTTGACGAAAAAGGGTTACCATGCCCCAACAGCATGTATCTGGATCTGGAGGCATCGTGAAGCTTGAGCTTGATCAATGCCTTTCTGCGTGGGTCTCTAGAATTGATCCACGGTTTCACTCAGAAGAAGATGATGCATCACTGGAAGTTGCCGGATCTGAGTATTTAGGAAGTAATCTATCGATTGTCAAAGTTAGCTCTAGGGGACATGTAAAAAGTATTCTTGCTCGAAACCCCCAAGATCTTTTCTCTTTTGGTATTTCTGATGTTGGCCTTTTTAGAGGTGTGGCGGGTAATCGTGAAATTTTTTCAAACCCTCAGCGTCTTGCTTTTATTCTTCTTCCTGGAGAGTCAATAAAGCTCGTCCCAGCTGCGGAATTTTTTTCTGGTTACATATTTCATATAAAGTCGGAATATCTGTTGTCTGAATCTATCAAGCATGGCACTCAGCTGCCGAGTCTCCTTACGCTTCATGACGCTATTCCTGGGCATGAGCAACTTATATTGGCTTGTGCTAATCAATTGTTGAAGTTCTTTGCTCTTGGAGATGAGATTGGCAGCCTTCGAGTCCTTCAGCCGCTTGAAGAATCAATTGTTTCACTATTGGCTACATTGATTAGTGTTGAGCCTGATTTGCTTGTTAGTGGAAAGCAGGCTCAATCTCAGCCTAGTTATGTGCAGATCGCACTTTCTTATATGGAGAATAATATTAATAAGAATATCACTCTTTCTGACCTTTGTATCGCCTGTAGTGTCTCCGGTCGTACTTTGCAGGTTGCTTTTCAGGCCGTTATGAGTCGCACACCTCTGCAAGTTCTGCAGGAATTACGACTCAATAGGTTGAGAGATAAAATTATTGATGGAATGGATATATCTTCTGCCTGCGAACAGGTTGGAATCCAGCATAGCGGACGTATTTCGGCTAAATATAAACAATTATTTGGCGAGTTGCCCAGAAACACCCGGTCTCGACGCACTCGCTCTTAAGGCCAGTTCGGCCTTTTGAAGCATTGACAACCCAATCCTCTTACTTGTCCGGGCTTTATGTGTTTTCTGGCAATTGAGGTGTTGATTTTATACCGCTTCATGCCGCCATTGTTGCATTTTAGTGTTAAAATTCATTAAATGCATTATTGTTTTTTGATCATAAGTGATTCGTCTCAATACGTAGTTAAGATAATTTTGTTGACTCAAGAGCTGTTTTTTGCCAGCTTAGTATTGAGCCCTACTCCCAGGGTTGCTTTCCTGTGATTCAATTCAATCAACTAAAGCCGCGCTAATGTCTGCTAATCCCATTCTTATTGTTGATGATGATCCTCGTATTCGATCTGCCCTTCAGGTTGAATTGGATGAGTTAGGCATCAGCTCTTGTTTTTTTGACAATGCCTTTGATCTTATTGACTATGCATCTGCTAATCCATCGGCTGGTATTTTCGTGGATTTGCTTTTGCCTCAGATGAATGGTATCGATTGTGTTAAGCGCTTAAGGTTGCTTGGGTATAAAGGTTGTGTATTTGTCTGCACAAGTCTTTGTGACGGTGATATCAAGAAGCAGGCTCTCGACGCTGGTGCAACTGATTACTTTGTAAAATCTGATCTGTTTAATGATCTTGAAAAGATTGTTTCAAGCTGTTTCGTAAGCGCATAGGTCGTTTTATGGGATTTGTGTTGGCTGCATGATTTTTTGTTGTGCATGATTCTTTCGTTTTTATTTTTGCCGACGTCTTGTGAATTTGTCTGGCCTTGAGCTGTATTTCGTTTTAATTAAATATTTGTGATTGCTGTATTGCTTTGGATCAGTCTTTTCTCCTTTTGAATAGTCGAGTTTGTGTATGGATTGTTAGGGTTTTCCTTCCTGCCGATCCTGTATGCGGGAGCATTAAGTTGGTGATAAGTGCTTGCTAGTGAGGTTCTATTGCTCATCTCCTGGCTGAGAGCCTGCATCTGCAATCTCTTGATTTTGTATTATGTGTGTCGTTGAGAACTAGCTTGATTCGCTTTGGCTTGGGTGTTTCATTGAACTCTTGGTAAGCGTTTCTTGAGGCTTTTAATTGTTATCTATGGCTCAGGGTATATCCCTTTGTTTTCCCCGCCGATCAAGGGGTTGTTTAGGGTCTGGCTTTTTGTTTGGATATGGCCCCAGGCTTTGCGATTTTGTTTTCTTTGATGCTTGAAGCTTTGAGGGAGCTAATTATTGTGTAATCTTTTGGCATTCCTTGTGGTGGCTTTGTCTGTCGGGGTTTTATGAACAGTTAGCCCTAAGCGTCAGCGTAATAGTGAAATCTTGTCCATGCATCGCCTCCGATTATCGTCAGGAGTGTTTGATTACTTGATTTCATATGTTTCAACTTTTGATGTGGCGTCCTTTCCGAAAAGTTGCTTTCATCATTTCGGCAATGATTACACCGCTTGGATTTCAGGTCTCCTTTTGGTCAGCTGCACCAGCTCTTGCGTCAGTGCAAATCTGCAGTGGCACATTGTTGGAAATTCAGGTTCAGGAAAGTGTCACCACATCCAGCGATCGCTTTCGCTTCTCGCTTGGATTGCTAGCGGAAGCTCCTTCCAAAGCTGCCGCGATGGCGCTTCTCAATCAGCGACTTGATCGGGCGCGCCAAGAGCTGAGACCCTTCGTTCTCGATGCGTTGAGCATTCCCTCTCCGCGCAGCTACTCCTATGGAAGTGGCAGTTCCTCTAGCCCCAAGTTGGAGCGAGCTTCGACACGTATTGGTGGTGTTGTGAGCCGCGACAACTACGACGCGTTGATTCAATTGGCGGGTCGCCTGCCTGGAGTTCGCCTGCAAGATATGACATCACTGACCTCCAGTA
The Synechococcus sp. CC9311 DNA segment above includes these coding regions:
- a CDS encoding helix-turn-helix domain-containing protein, with amino-acid sequence MKLELDQCLSAWVSRIDPRFHSEEDDASLEVAGSEYLGSNLSIVKVSSRGHVKSILARNPQDLFSFGISDVGLFRGVAGNREIFSNPQRLAFILLPGESIKLVPAAEFFSGYIFHIKSEYLLSESIKHGTQLPSLLTLHDAIPGHEQLILACANQLLKFFALGDEIGSLRVLQPLEESIVSLLATLISVEPDLLVSGKQAQSQPSYVQIALSYMENNINKNITLSDLCIACSVSGRTLQVAFQAVMSRTPLQVLQELRLNRLRDKIIDGMDISSACEQVGIQHSGRISAKYKQLFGELPRNTRSRRTRS
- a CDS encoding sensor histidine kinase KdpD, with the translated sequence MTQHNISIRRRLGYSLVGLFTISFGILLIATNQIIKRDRLQRHERLVMATAMAIKTEFEDVSQKPVGQEESLDNQRYRQILNNFSATRVLVWLSRPEADPLFPNTATVQQFFGNPKLLEAAGVNASGMQKPRSFVFDGQTYFTCSMPLPGNQGVLRFLEDVGVSPAGRQENLIFLFVVWIFSVAIATVLIRRFLTSSLLPLIKLESVMDDMSLRPTGLVSEKRVPIESQPNELQGIVKSYNRLADRLQESWSNQLLFIRAVSHELITPLTLINSSARRLDRRLTDLSDSDRKLLASIRKEVWDADHLVRDLVDLARSESGSLKLKLSSVKAMDVIADLSAELEPLAWGNRVQTPSPENLSIVETVMISVNSDRLRQCIINVLENASKYSPEDAPIDLSVTSDDCNIYFDVQDYGPGISQEDQRTIFKPFQRGKSDLNDVPGGGIGLALVHQIVRLMNGSIYILSSGESGTIMRFEFPIE
- a CDS encoding vanadium-dependent haloperoxidase, which translates into the protein MLFSILFKGKLGNVYNSFLYSFWGKKSSASPYDKTSLGDNRDEPEFDLVSSIDEKAKLALTVFSGDIKIAPNGLELNNDIELQSTGLELNSDTEFKPTSLELSNDIELQSNGLELSNDIELQSNGLELSNDIELQSNGLELSNDIELQSNGLELNSDIKLKSVDFFPESQFVSDGNEINVTLESSTQISGINALPTTFKIQSETGTPRANSSLISFADSSSQNFSAKSLLAPWLDLIKEPVVNSGSFQDAFSSVGNFNSLIKNILQLNPSSLKIQPLENLAGVFDTADHLLAWNTLALDFATASVSGPTPCSRFFGYLNISQWDSWAVFEDTAIGSIYNKEKQASFISLLDSFEISSNDLAEFKCLYQASTKIVQEILEHAVRQVAMDVSAFNVVSGIETSLFKEGIPESLVGAAQKLLAKNLDLSELGKKIGDLVVSIGTNIGETVSSSINQYALGDGSNQLGFYADTTDYIPSPSVYDPNDPNTKIDSSWQPLEGQSALTPQWGAVTPFAIEPDNLIPSSSIVTPYTELGELNSDFIDELMNVRDKRLNLTAEEAAIAEYYEGGPFTSFPPGLWQQQSVDLSISRNLDLDQALKLNLGVSLALSDAGIATWNLKYSANTVRPITAIRQYKPDTVLSDGSLAGDWEPYLDTPPFPDIASGHSAFSSSANYIFNQSFESNYFDFSVTLADDDSVYSVDGFDGIPGVGDDVTIQAVYFTGAAAQAGDSRIYGGIHLKDGDLKGQIIGYITGLKVSRKIDSLEQGISLEELSSLPVQSFGTMKSDILTGLSMEDFDEISVHQLYAFDGDDTLIAKGESLWQLYGGSGMDTFQLFETGSVSLRDYERMEEIELASTIFQQGESIDDIQFTISATGPFTDVSINDRLLFVMDGYWISDDVSVSILA
- a CDS encoding two-component system response regulator produces the protein MSANPILIVDDDPRIRSALQVELDELGISSCFFDNAFDLIDYASANPSAGIFVDLLLPQMNGIDCVKRLRLLGYKGCVFVCTSLCDGDIKKQALDAGATDYFVKSDLFNDLEKIVSSCFVSA